A section of the Penaeus chinensis breed Huanghai No. 1 chromosome 17, ASM1920278v2, whole genome shotgun sequence genome encodes:
- the LOC125034112 gene encoding E3 ubiquitin-protein ligase TRIM71-like has product MAGSLGSSGSLNLGNNSTGSSGGICPMCMGILEEARVLPCLHAVCSPCLDSLLVGTTLACPTCHTELNLDQPLDTLTAPPFLPSLLDIVSTDDDLPTNSPPTSVSKPPAPHINNREQLAPLPRIHKELSGGVRSKLYLCASCDDRQAATSRCRDCNEALCDSCVRAHQRVRLTKDHFIVRLSAEDGNGLIGVGGNGNGRVPGHSHYPEDNCHTPLSLSSPPPTLSSHSSPHPTVMYCSIHEGEVLRLFCDMCNAAICRECTLRDHRGHSFIYLQDAAENSRSVTIKLLTDARTGIRTIEDSIGVTKRMVDRVDLRAQAVASDVRSTTRRHISALEDRERKLLHKVEKIRQVKGKTLQDQIDDLSSALARLTHTVDTVGSSVDSVNHIELIQMRDKILAEMNELRQVKAHLSPHEDDNIVFTPPDVSLYQAINAMGFISSSGYAPNSVAVGNGLKQALRGKLATFLVHGKDHLTDQRLVGGDQVTVTVHGPDGLSFKGDVQDRGNGSYLVSYRPQVEGQHMIAVQMRGIHIQGSPFTVQVKSGRSYSSVGPVLLTLGGEGEGEGQLCRPWGVCCDKDGYIIIADRSNNRVQVFSPDGSFHHSFGTAGSRPGQFDRPAGVAADHMGRIIVADKDNHRIQVFTFDGTFIFKFGEKGSKNGQFNYPWDVAVNAEGNIVVSDTRNHRIQLFRADGTFINKYGFEGALWKHFDSPRGVCFNHEGHIVVTDFNNHRLLVIHPDFQSARFLGSEGSSSGQFLRPQGVAVDQEGHIIVADSRNHRVQIFQPNGNFLCKFGMPGSGQGQLDRPSGICVSPDGYIIVVDFGNNRVQVF; this is encoded by the coding sequence ATGGCTGGCTCCCTTGGCAGCAGTGGCAGCTTAAATCTTGGAAACAACAGCACAGGCAGCAGTGGTGGTATTTGTCCAATGTGCATGGGAATCCTGGAGGAAGCTCGAGTGCTGCCATGTCTCCATGCAGTGTGCAGCCCATGCCTAGATTCTCTTTTAGTGGGCACCACCCTTGCCTGTCCTACATGTCACACTGAGCTCAACCTTGACCAGCCACTGGACACATTAACCGCACCACCCTTTTTGCCATCGCTCCTTGACATTGTATCCACCGACGACGACCTCCCCACCAACTCTCCACCCACTAGTGTCAGTAAGCCCCCTGCACCCCACATCAACAACCGTGAGCAGCTGGCACCTCTCCCCCGTATACATAAGGAACTCTCAGGTGGTGTGCGTAGCAAGCTGTATCTCTGTGCAAGTTGTGATGACAGACAGGCAGCAACTTCACGCTGTCGAGACTGCAATGAAGCCCTCTGTGACTCCTGCGTTCGTGCTCACCAGAGAGTTCGGCTTACTAAAGATCATTTCATTGTGAGATTATCTGCTGAGGATGGTAATGGCCTCATAGGAGTTGGAGGTAATGGCAATGGGAGAGTCCCAGGCCACTCCCACTACCCTGAGGATAACTGCCACACCCCATTGAGTCTATCTTCACCACCACCTACATTATCCTCACATTCCTCACCTCATCCAACTGTCATGTACTGCAGCATTCATGAGGGCGAGGTACTACGACTCTTCTGTGACATGTGTAATGCTGCCATATGTCGGGAGTGTACACTGCGGGACCACCGTGGCCATTCCTTCATTTACCTTCAGGATGCTGCTGAGAATTCGAGATCTGTCACGATAAAGCTCCTAACAGATGCCAGGACTGGGATCCGCACCATTGAAGACAGCATTGGCGTGACAAAGCGCATGGTTGACCGAGTTGATCTACGTGCCCAAGCAGTTGCAAGTGATGTACGTTCCACCACGAGGAGACATATTTCTGCCCTAGAAGACCGTGAGCGAAAACTGCTGCATAAAGTCGAGAAAATCCGGCAAGTGAAAGGCAAAACACTACAGGATCAAATTGATGATTTAAGTTCTGCCTTAGCAAGGCTGACCCATACAGTAGATACTGTTGGCTCATCAGTGGACAGCGTTAATCACATAGAACTGATACAGATGCGTGATAAAATTCTTGCAGAAATGAATGAGTTGAGACAAGTAAAAGCTCATCTTAGCCCTCATGAAGATGATAACATAGTGTTTACCCCACCTGATGTCTCTTTGTATCAGGCCATTAATGCAATGGGTTTCATCTCCTCTTCTGGGTATGCACCAAATTCTGTGGCAGTGGGAAATGGCTTGAAACAAGCATTACGAGGGAAATTAGCCACTTTTTTAGTGCATGGGAAGGACCATCTTACAGATCAAAGGCTTGTAGGAGGTGATCAAGTTACAGTGACTGTGCATGGCCCTGATGGTTTGTCCTTCAAGGGTGATGTACAGGATCGTGGGAATGGTTCCTACTTAGTAAGTTACAGACCACAGGTAGAAGGGCAGCATATGATAGCAGTGCAGATGCGAGGTATACACATTCAGGGCTCACCTTTCACAGTACAAGTAAAGTCAGGAAGAAGTTATTCCAGTGTGGGACCTGTGTTATTAACTcttggaggagagggtgaaggggaaggtcaGCTATGCCGACCCTGGGGTGTCTGTTGTGACAAGGATGGTTACATCATCATTGCTGACAGGAGCAATAATAGAGTGCAAGTTTTTAGTCCAGATGGCAGCTTCCATCACTCATTTGGAACAGCTGGTTCCCGTCCAGGACAGTTTGATAGGCCAGCTGGTGTAGCAGCAGATCACATGGGTCGCATCATTGTGGCTGATAAGGACAATCATCGTATCCAAGTGTTCACTTTTGATGGAACCTTCATTTTTAAATTtggagaaaagggaagtaaaaaTGGACAGTTTAACTATCCATGGGATGTCGCAGTTAATGCAGAAGGAAACATTGTTGTTTCGGATACCAGAAATCATCGAATACAACTATTCCGGGCAGATGGCACTTTCATCAACAAATATGGCTTTGAGGGTGCACTTTGGAAACACTTTGACTCTCCTCGTGGAGTTTGTTTCAATCATGAAGGTCACATAGTTGTCACAGACTTCAATAATCATCGTCTTTTGGTAATTCACCCAGATTTTCAGTCAGCAAGATTTCTTGGTAGTGAGGGCTCATCATCAGGCCAGTTTTTAAGGCCACAGGGAGTAGCAGTTGATCAGGAAGGACACATTATTGTGGCAGATTCTCGTAATCATCGTGTCCAAATATTTCAACCTAATGGTAATTTTCTCTGTAAATTTGGAATGCCAGGCTCTGGCCAAGGCCAGCTTGACCGTCCAAGTGGCATATGTGTGTCTCCAGATGGCTACATTATTGTGGTTGACTTTGGTAATAATCGGGTCCAAGTTTTCTGA